Within Schaalia sp. HMT-172, the genomic segment CCAGGGGGACAGGTAGACACCGAACTTCAGGCCGTGGCGCGCGGCCGCATCCGACACCTCGCGCACCAGGTCGCCTGTGCCGCCCTTCCAGGGGGAAGAGGCCACGGAGTGAGCCGTGTAGGCCGACGGCCACAGGCAGAACCCGTCGTGGTGCTTGCATGTCAGGATCACGCCGGTCATACCGGCGCTGACGAGAGCGCGCATCCACTGCTCCACGTCCACGTTAGCGGGGTTGAAGAGAGCTGGATCCTCATGGCCCTCGCCCCATTCACGATCCGTCATCGTGTTCATCCCAAAGTGAATGAACGCGTACATCTCCATCTTCTGCCACTGGAGCTGACGGTGAGTGGGCCGAATATTGGCCAGGTAGTCCTCGTTGATCATCGCGACGTTTTCTCCGCTTCGTGGCCGCGCTGGGCCAAGCCTGCGCCCTGCAGGTTCCTGACAAAGGATAGCCCAGCGGCTAATTGGTCACCAGCGTGAGCGCTCGCGTCGCGCCGCCCTGTTTCGCCTTCTTTTCCGGCCCGAATTCGACATCGATAACGCGGTGCTCGGCCCCGCGAGCGTCGTGCAACGTCACCGCGTGCGCAGCGTCCGTCAGCGCCTGCTCACACTCGGCCGTCTCGCCCGCGGCGTATCCTCCCGACGCCAGGAGTGTGCCCGTGACGGCGCCCCTCCAGCGCTTAGCGTCGTGGGAAATGACGGAGCGTGTGCCGCCCGCCTCGCGCACGACGCGCAGTTCCCACACGCGCGCCCACGGCGCCTTGCAGGCTGCCCGGTAGGGGCCCGAGCGCGCGTCGATAACGATGCACTCCGAGGCCTCCGGGCGCAGGGCCGCGTCCAAGCGCGGTGCCCACCAGGTGGACATGACGCCGAAGCCGGGCAAGGACACGCCCATGGCGAGGCGGTGGTTGGGGACGTGGTCGGCGGGGGAGAGGACCCCGAAGAGGCCCGAAAAAACCGACACGTGAGACGCGCCCATGCTCTGCCACGCGCCGGGGGCGACGGCCTCGATGGCCTCGAAGAGAACGCCCGTGAAGAGCGACGAGGCCGGGGCGCAGGGGGCGGAGTCAAGAGCCTCGTTGACGGACAGGTCGATGCGCGTTCCGACCTTGAGGGCGGCCGCAGCGTCCACCCCGGACCCAAGCGCCACGAGCGCGTCCGCGACCCGGCGACGATCCGCGTTCAGCGAAGGGCGCGAGAGGGCGTCCAGGGACAGACAAGGCCCGGATTCGGGCGCGTTCTTCCCCTCCGACGGGGGCAACCAGATCAGCATGCATTCACCCTATCGCGCCGGCGGCCCCAGGCGCGCTAGAATTTGTCGGTGGATCTGCCGGCCGGGCGGCCGCGCGCGGAAACGCTCGAGGAACGTCCGGGCTCCACAGGGCAGGGTGATGGCTAACAGCCACCCGGGGTAACCCGCGGGACAGTGCCACAGAAAAGAAACCACCTCCACTGATCGTGGCGGTAAGGGTGAAAAGGTGAGGTAAGAGCTCACCAGCGGCGCGGGCGACCGCGTCGGCTAGGTAAACCCCACCCGGAGCAAGACCGAGCAGCAGGCAGGGCGGCCCGCCTCATGCCTGCGGGTAGGTTGCTGGAGGCCGTCGGCAACGACGGTCCTAGATAGATGGTCGCCACCGCGAGACCGGTAACGGTCCGCGGGCACAGAACCCGGCGTATAGGCCGACAGATCCACGGAAGGACCCCGACGCGAGTCGGGGTCCTTCCGTAGTTTCGGGAGCCGAGTGCCCACCGCGGGGCGGCGCTCAGGCACTATGCTGCGCCGCGTAGTAGGCGGCGCCGACGATGCCAGCGGTGTTGAGCAGCTTCGCGGGAATCATGGGGGTCTTCAGCGTGAGCAGAGGCATGAACTTCTCGTGGTTCTCCGAGACACCCCCGCCCACGACGAACAGGTCGGGGTTAAGCAGGAACTCCACGTGGCTGTAGTAGCGCTGGAGGCGCTGCGCCCACTGCTCCCAATTCAGGCCCTGGAGTGTCTTTTGGCCCGAAGACGCGTTCTTCTCCGCGTCGGTGCCGTCGATCTCCAGGTGGCCCAGCTCTGTGTTGGTCAGCAGTGTGCCGTTGACGATGATGGCCGAGCCAATGCCCGTGCCCTGCGTCGTAAACACGATGACCCCGTCGCGGCCCTTTGCCGCTCCGTAGGCGACCTCGGCGATGCCCGCGGCGTCCGCGTCGTTGAGGGCGACGACGGTGCGGCCCAGGTAACGCTCCATCAGAGCATCCACATTGACGTTAACCCACGACTGATCGAGGTTCGCCATGTAGGGGATCACGCCGTTAAAGACGGGGGCGGGGAAGGTGACGCCAATCGGCACGCCGATCTTGACGTCGAGCTGGTCGATGACCTCGCGGCAGACCTGCGCCACGGCTTCGGGGGTTGCCGGGGTGGGGGTGGGAATACGAACCTGATCGCCGATGTACTCGCCGGTCTCAAGATCCACCAGCGCGCCCTTCACGCCGGATCCGCCGATGTCGATGCCGCAAGCGACCTGAACCATGACCCCTCCTCGGGTAACGTGTGCCGTTTTGTACGCGGGCTCCTGGTGCCCAACGTATTTGAATTGTAACGGAGGCCACCGCGATAAACACAATTCGTTTGCAAAACGAACGCGGCCTGCCTCATATCGTGAGAAAACGAGGCGGGCCGCGTTCGTTTCGGTGATCAGGGAAGGGTCAGGATCTCGGCCCCGTCCTCGGTCACGACAATCGTGTGCTCGAACTGCGCGGTGCGCGAGCGGTCGGCGGTCACGATCGTCCAATCGTCGTCCCAGCGCTCCCACTCGACGGTGCCCAGTGTCAGCATGGGCTCGATCGTGAAGACCATCCCGACCTCCATGACCGTGTCGTAGGAGGGGGCCGCGTCGTAATGGGGGACGATGAGGCCGGAGTGGAAGGCTTCGCCGACGCCGTGGCCCGTGAAATCGCGCACGACCCCGTAGTCGAATCGCTTCGCGTATGCCTCGATGACGCGCCCGATCACGTTGATTTCGCGGCCCGGACCCACGGCCTTGATGCCGCGCATCATCGCGTTCTTCGTTCGTTCGATGAGCAGGTGGGACTCCTCGTCGACCGTGCCGACCTCGAACATGGCGCAGGTGTCGCCGTGGACGCTGTCCTTGTAGGCCGTGATGTCGATGTTGATGATGTCGCCGTCTTGAAGCGGGCGGTCGTCGGGGATGCCGTGGCAGATGACCTCGTTGATCGAGGAACAGAGGGACTTGGGGAAGCCCATGTAGCCCAGACACGACGGGTAGGCGTCGTGCGCGAGCAGGTACTCGTGGCCGATACGGTCTAGCTCGTCGGTTGTCACGCCCGGCGCGATGGCGGCGCCCACGGCCTCGATGGCACCGGCGGCGATGCGCCCGGCCTCGCGGATCTTCGCGATCGTCTCGGGGCTCTTGATGTCCGAGGTCGTGACGCGCTCGGGGCCGTCGTGGAACATGTATTCGGGGCGCGCGATGTGCTCAGGCACGGCGCGCCGGGCCGAGACGCGTCCGGGCTTCAGCGTGCCCAGGGGCGCGCGGCGTGCCAGCGATGATGCTTCCATGGTTCTTCCTCCTGCAAACGGGTGGTGTCAGTCGTTCTTGTAGTTGTCGGGGCCGGGGAAGGAGCGCTCGCGCACCGCCTCCACGTAGTCGGACGCGGCCTCACGCAGAGCCTGACCAAGCTGGCCGAACTGTCGCACGAAAGAGGGCGTCCAGTCGGAGTATCCGGCCATGTCGGACCACACAAGCACCTGTCCGTCGGTGTTCGGACCCGCGCCGATACCGATGGTGGGGATAGTCAGGGTTTGGGTGAGCTCCGTCGCGATGGAAGCGGGCACCATCTCGAAGACGACGGCGAAGGCTCCGGCCTTTTCGACGGCCTCGGCGTCCGCGCGCAGCTGATCGGCACCAGCGCCTCGTCCCTGCATGCGCGGTCCGCCCAGCGTGTTTTCGGACTGGGGCGTGTATCCCAGGTGCGCGCACACGGGGATGCCGGCGGCCGTGAGTGCGGCGATGATGTGGGCGCGGCTGCGCCCGCCCTCAAGCTTGACGGCGTGGGCGCCGGCCTTCATGAGCGCGGTCGCCGAGGCGAAGGCGTGCTCCGCAGTGTCCTCGTAGGTGCCGAAAGGCAGATCGGCGACGATCATCGCGCGGGAGGTTGAGCGAGCGACGGCGGCTGTGGCGCGCTCCATGTCCTCCAGGGTGACGGGCAGGGTCGAGCCGTGCCCCAAGATCACGTTCCCCAGCGAATCGCCCACGAGGAGCATGTCGACCCCGGCGGCCTCCAGGATGGGCGCGGTCAGGGCGTCGTAGGCGGTGAGCATGGTCAGGGGGATGCCCTCGGCCTTGGCGCGCGCGATGTGCTGGACGCGCACGCGCTTGGCGCCCAAGAGGGTGGGGGTTGGCAACGAGGCCGGGGCCGCGCCGTCGGGGTTCGTGATGTGAGACATGGGGTTCCTGTCTGGAGACAACGGGTGCGCTCACGCGCATTCACGCCTTCCAGGGTAGCGCGGCGGCGGACCCGGTGAGCTGTGAGGATGCGCGACCGGGTAGGATGGGGGACAGTGCGCGTGATGCGCGCAGTAATGACCCCAGTAGGAAAGAAGAAGGAAGCAGGACATGGCTGGCAATGCCCCTGACCTTGATCCTCTTGACGAGGCCGCCGTCGACGCAGTGCGCGCCCAGGGCCTCGTCGATATTGAAGAAGCAGATTCGCTGGACGCCCTCAAGGCCGTTCGCGCCGCTCTTCTTGGCGATCAAGCCCCGCTTGTGACCGCGAACCGCACGATCGGTTCGCTGGAGCCCTCGAAGCGTGGCCTGGCCGGAAAGAATCTCGGACAGGCGCGCAAGGCGCTGACCGAGGCGCTCGAGGCCCGCAAGGAGGTCCTCGCCGCCGAGCACGAGGCACGCATGCTGGTCGAGGAGTCCGTGGACGTCACGGTCCCCACGCGCCGCCGCCCCGCCGGTGCCCGCCATCCCCTGGAGACGCTCATGGAAGAGGTCGCGGACTTCTTCGTGGCCATGGGCTGGGACATTGCCGAGGGCCCCGAGATCGAGCACGAGTGGTTCAATTTCGACTCACTTAACTTCGACATCGATCACCCCGCCCGCCAGATGCAGGACACCCTCTACATTGACGGCCGCAGCGTGGGCGGCGAGAAGGAGGAGGACGGCCACCTGGTGATGCGCACGCACACCTCGCCCGTGCAGTCCCACTCGATGCTCGCGCGCGGTGTGCCGCTGTACGTGGCGTGCCCGGGTAAGGTCTTCCGTTCCGACGCGCTGGATGCGACGCACACGCCGGTCTTCCACCAGGTCGAGGGCCTCGCGGTTGACAAGGGCCTGACGATGGCGCACCTCAAGGGCGTTCTCGATCACTTCGCCAAGGCCATGTTTGGCCCCGAGGCGAAGACACGCCTGCGTCCCTCCTACTTCCCTTTCACCGAGCCCAGCGCCGAGATGGACCTGTGGTTCCCCCAGAAGAAGGGCGGCCCCGGCTGGATCGAGTGGGGCGGCTGCGGCATGGTCAACCCCAACGTCCTGCGAGCCAACGGCGTGGACCCCGAGGTTTACTCGGGCTTCGCGTTCGGCATGGGCATCGAGCGCACGCTGATGCTGCGTCACGGCATCGCTGACATGCATGACATCGTCGAGGGAGACGTTCGCTTCTCCCAGCAGTTCGGCGTCAATGGAAGGGGAAACTGACATGCCTATGGTTCCGCTGAGCTGGCTGGCCGACCACGTCGACGTTCCTGAGGGGACGGACGCCGAGGCCCTGGCCGCCGCCCTGGTCAAGGTCGGCCTCGAGGAAGAAGAGATTCACCCCGCCCGCGTCATCGGCCCCCTCGTCGTGGGCCGCGTCCTGACGCGCGTGGAGGAGACCGCCTCGAACGGCAAGACCGTCAACTACTGCCGCGTGGACGTGGGCGAGTACAACGACGCCCCCGGCACGGGCAAGGAGCCCTCGGAGCTGCCCAGCCGCGGCATCATCTGCGGCGCGCACAACTTCGACGTCGGCGACCTGGTGGTTGTCTCTCTGCCGGGAGCCGTGTTGCCGGGCGACTTCCAGATCGCCGCGCGCAAGACCTACGGTCACGTCTCCGACGGCATGATCTGCTCCGCGCGCGAGCTGGGTCTGGGCGAGGATTACAGCGGCATCATCGTCCTGCCGCAGTACTTCCCGGATCGTGAGATCCCCGCGGTCGGTACGGACATCGTGTCCTGGCTGGGGCTGGGGGAGGAGGTCCTGGAGATCAACGTGACCCCGGACCGCGGCTACTGCTTCTCGATGCGCGGCATCGCGCGCGAGTACTCCCACTCGACCGGCGCCGCTTTCCGCGACCCGGGCCTGCCCGGCGTCGTGGCCGCCGAGCCCCCCGCGCCCAACGCCGAGGGCTTCCCCGTGGTCTTCGCCGACGACGCGCCGATCCGCGGCCGCGCGGGCGTTGATCGCTTCGTCGCGCGCGTCGTGCGCGGCACCAACCCTGCCGCTCCGACCCCGCGTTGGATGGTTGAGCGCCTCGAGGCCGCTGGCATGCGCTCCCTGTCGCTGCCCGTCGACATTACGAACTACGTCATGCTCGACCTGGGGCAACCGATGCACGCCTACGACCTGGCAGCGCTCGCGTCTCCCATCGTCGTGCGCCGCGCCCGCGCGGGCGAGAGCCTCGTGACCCTGGACGAGGAGAAGCGCGAGCTGGATCCGCAGGACCTGCTCATCACCGATTCGCCCCAGGGCGAGGGCTCTCGCATCATCGGCATCGCCGGTGTCATGGGCGGGGCCTACTCCGAGGTGGAGGAGGGCACCACCGATATCCTGTTCGAGGCCGCCCACTTCGATGCGGTGTCGATCGCGCGCAGCGCGCGCCGCCACAAGCTGCACTCCGAGGCCTCGAAGCGCTTCGAGCGCGGGGTCGACCCGGCACTGCCCGAGGTCGCCGCACAGCGCGCCGTCGAGCTGCTCGTTCAGTACGGCGGCGGGAGCATTGACGCCGGCGTGACCGACGTCGACGAGCGAGAGGCCCCGACCGTCATCTCCCTGCCCGTGGGCGAGGCACAGCGCCTCACCGGCGTTGCGCACAGCCCCGAGCGCAT encodes:
- the panB gene encoding 3-methyl-2-oxobutanoate hydroxymethyltransferase, which encodes MSHITNPDGAAPASLPTPTLLGAKRVRVQHIARAKAEGIPLTMLTAYDALTAPILEAAGVDMLLVGDSLGNVILGHGSTLPVTLEDMERATAAVARSTSRAMIVADLPFGTYEDTAEHAFASATALMKAGAHAVKLEGGRSRAHIIAALTAAGIPVCAHLGYTPQSENTLGGPRMQGRGAGADQLRADAEAVEKAGAFAVVFEMVPASIATELTQTLTIPTIGIGAGPNTDGQVLVWSDMAGYSDWTPSFVRQFGQLGQALREAASDYVEAVRERSFPGPDNYKND
- a CDS encoding YaaA family protein — translated: MLIWLPPSEGKNAPESGPCLSLDALSRPSLNADRRRVADALVALGSGVDAAAALKVGTRIDLSVNEALDSAPCAPASSLFTGVLFEAIEAVAPGAWQSMGASHVSVFSGLFGVLSPADHVPNHRLAMGVSLPGFGVMSTWWAPRLDAALRPEASECIVIDARSGPYRAACKAPWARVWELRVVREAGGTRSVISHDAKRWRGAVTGTLLASGGYAAGETAECEQALTDAAHAVTLHDARGAEHRVIDVEFGPEKKAKQGGATRALTLVTN
- the pheS gene encoding phenylalanine--tRNA ligase subunit alpha; the encoded protein is MAGNAPDLDPLDEAAVDAVRAQGLVDIEEADSLDALKAVRAALLGDQAPLVTANRTIGSLEPSKRGLAGKNLGQARKALTEALEARKEVLAAEHEARMLVEESVDVTVPTRRRPAGARHPLETLMEEVADFFVAMGWDIAEGPEIEHEWFNFDSLNFDIDHPARQMQDTLYIDGRSVGGEKEEDGHLVMRTHTSPVQSHSMLARGVPLYVACPGKVFRSDALDATHTPVFHQVEGLAVDKGLTMAHLKGVLDHFAKAMFGPEAKTRLRPSYFPFTEPSAEMDLWFPQKKGGPGWIEWGGCGMVNPNVLRANGVDPEVYSGFAFGMGIERTLMLRHGIADMHDIVEGDVRFSQQFGVNGRGN
- the map gene encoding type I methionyl aminopeptidase codes for the protein MEASSLARRAPLGTLKPGRVSARRAVPEHIARPEYMFHDGPERVTTSDIKSPETIAKIREAGRIAAGAIEAVGAAIAPGVTTDELDRIGHEYLLAHDAYPSCLGYMGFPKSLCSSINEVICHGIPDDRPLQDGDIINIDITAYKDSVHGDTCAMFEVGTVDEESHLLIERTKNAMMRGIKAVGPGREINVIGRVIEAYAKRFDYGVVRDFTGHGVGEAFHSGLIVPHYDAAPSYDTVMEVGMVFTIEPMLTLGTVEWERWDDDWTIVTADRSRTAQFEHTIVVTEDGAEILTLP
- the pheT gene encoding phenylalanine--tRNA ligase subunit beta, whose protein sequence is MPMVPLSWLADHVDVPEGTDAEALAAALVKVGLEEEEIHPARVIGPLVVGRVLTRVEETASNGKTVNYCRVDVGEYNDAPGTGKEPSELPSRGIICGAHNFDVGDLVVVSLPGAVLPGDFQIAARKTYGHVSDGMICSARELGLGEDYSGIIVLPQYFPDREIPAVGTDIVSWLGLGEEVLEINVTPDRGYCFSMRGIAREYSHSTGAAFRDPGLPGVVAAEPPAPNAEGFPVVFADDAPIRGRAGVDRFVARVVRGTNPAAPTPRWMVERLEAAGMRSLSLPVDITNYVMLDLGQPMHAYDLAALASPIVVRRARAGESLVTLDEEKRELDPQDLLITDSPQGEGSRIIGIAGVMGGAYSEVEEGTTDILFEAAHFDAVSIARSARRHKLHSEASKRFERGVDPALPEVAAQRAVELLVQYGGGSIDAGVTDVDEREAPTVISLPVGEAQRLTGVAHSPERIAELLTTVGCRVEGPVDGTFTVTAPSWRPDLTLPADLVEEVARLDGYDNIPVVLPTAPAGHGLTTGQKARRLAAAMLADGGLVEVESYPFVSDTWDRQGIPADDQRREALRLRNPMADDAPWLRTSVLDTLLDVAGRNASRSNAEVAVFEVAKVARPHGTVPAALPGAEERPSDEVLAALEAGIPPQPWHIGGVLTGQAVPAGVLANARAYDWADALEYVRRVASALGVRVEVTRAWMDKAPAHKGAPMPAPATDPADVAPFHPGRVARVFVRAGRTLVDVALAGELSPAACRAFGLPARACAFEIDMDALISQMSADPIQVKGVSTFPLAKEDIALVVPSDIPASRVEQIVRQGAGPLAESVSLFDIYEGDQVPEGYRSLAFALRLRAADHTLTAKESEAVRAQVVAKAKKVLGASLRA
- the ppgK gene encoding polyphosphate--glucose phosphotransferase gives rise to the protein MVQVACGIDIGGSGVKGALVDLETGEYIGDQVRIPTPTPATPEAVAQVCREVIDQLDVKIGVPIGVTFPAPVFNGVIPYMANLDQSWVNVNVDALMERYLGRTVVALNDADAAGIAEVAYGAAKGRDGVIVFTTQGTGIGSAIIVNGTLLTNTELGHLEIDGTDAEKNASSGQKTLQGLNWEQWAQRLQRYYSHVEFLLNPDLFVVGGGVSENHEKFMPLLTLKTPMIPAKLLNTAGIVGAAYYAAQHSA